One Haliaeetus albicilla chromosome 11, bHalAlb1.1, whole genome shotgun sequence genomic window carries:
- the C11H10orf88 gene encoding ATPase PAAT isoform X1, translated as MASGCAAEEAAAAIAAADPCCVAAGCSWPCAPPDGLARALCLRRDAGGGGEASTEAVVVERRTGGGSEAPCELHLECRPAGAGEMVSVGILSEARNMEVYVGEEYCGTGRGESLGAARSPGETEKVTLYKKYLKFECPAASCRIKLLSIGEKQRVLISKIIVQVKAVSAKLATDFPSLGSSIDLDRVQTIMESMGSKLSPGAQQLMDMVRCQQKNSLPLGDKLNWIFGKNSDFGGDHAIDGLRSAAIQTLLDQSASEPLPVKKQLTSETIYEDVKISHDLNTQVPERGNTFDSDRLTTQQNTVDLRNDFKVMGSLRMQEQVSETPNVANPQVLLPFLQNLCSQVNRLRLKDGDRHFGKNAVTKEEGIQCVGVEQQPICSYLEKIISKNMDLMEKKLMDYIDRQIQALQTHIDNKMVLLMDLVQNSKPNKISQAHYDSNEGFSNGER; from the exons ATGGCGAGCGGCTGCGCGGCGGAGGAGGCGGCCGCCGCCATCGCTGCCGCCGACCCGTGCTGTGTGGCGGCGGGGTGCTCCTGGCCCTGCGCGCCGCCGGACGGCCTGGCCCGGGCGCTCTGCCTGCGGCGAGAcgcgggcggcggcggtgaGGCCAG taCCGAGGCCGTCGTCGTGGAGAGGCGGACGGGCGGCGGGAGCGAGGCGCCCTGCGAGCTGCATCTGGAGTGCCGGCCCGCCGGCGCCGGGGAGATGGTCTCCGTCGGTATCCTGAGCGAGGCCCGGAACATGGAGGTCTACGTGGGCGAGGAGTACTGCGGGACCGGCCGGGGAGAGAGCCTGGGCGCTGCCCGGTCCCCGGG cGAAACTGAAAAGGTTACTTTGTACAAAAAGTACCTTAAGTTTGAATGCCCTGCAGCCTCCTGTAGAATTAAG CTGCTCTCCAttggtgagaaacaaagagtACTCatcagtaaaataattgtacAAGTGAAAGCAGTGTCTGCAAAACTAGCAACTGATTTTCCTTCACTAGGCTCAAGCATAGATCTAGACAGAGTGCAAACTATAATGGAGTCTATGGGATCTAAGTTGTCTCCAGGTGCTCAGCAACTCATGGACATGGTCCGATGTCAGCAGAAA aACAGTTTACCTCTTGGAGACAAACTTAATTGGATCTTTGGGAAAAATTCAGACTTTGGAGGTGACCATGCAATAGATGGATTGCGCAGTGCAGCTATTCAGACATTGCTAGATCAATCAGCCAGTGAACCTTTGCCTGTTAAAAAGCAGTTAACAAGTGAAACAATATATGAAGACGTAAAAATAAGTCATGATCTGAACACACAGGTACCCGAAAGAGGGAATACTTTTGATTCTGACAGACTTACTACCCAGCAAAATACAGTTGACCTCAGAAATGATTTTAAAGTCATGGGATCTTTGCGTATGCAGGAACAAGTGAGCGAAACCCCAAATGTAGCTAATCCACAGgtgcttcttccttttcttcaaaacttatGTAGTCAGGTAAATCGTCTTCGGCTAAAAGATGGCGATAGGCATTTTGGTAAAAATGCAGTGACTAAAGAGGAAGGCATTCAGTGTGTTGG GGTAGAACAACAGCCTATTTGCTCCTATTTGGAAAAGATTATCTCAAAAAATATGGATCTGATGGAGAAAAAACTAATGGACTATATTGATCGCCAAATCCAGGCTCTTCAGACTCATATAGATAACAAAATGGTTCTCTTAATGGACTTGGTTCAGAACTCAAAGCCAAACAAAATTTCACAAGCGCACTATGATTCTAACGAAGGGTTCTCTAATGGAGAGAGATAG
- the LOC104311432 gene encoding disintegrin and metalloproteinase domain-containing protein 9, whose product MLKHSLFLFTFGLTLTGKPSWIKGVSSEQTSRLSTLEIIIPQSLTGREKHHPFFHEEHSDDNLSYSVKTRNGTYLLKLKKNKKLVSEDFMLYTYGKNGELKATQSKNKTHCYYHGTIEEIADSMLALSTCDGLRGILYIGGKWYGIEPLNTSSTSEHVFYPLEDMQDIPFRCGVLNGSLHHEMFVKQSVKYPFLSKSTPSREKLLRKRRAVLPQKSYVELFMVVDNNRFLLKKSDPAAVQKETVELINYVDGMYRALNIQIVLVGLEIWTDTNHISVMDGSAGDVLSRFVSWRQNDLLKRSRNDVSHLIIGRGSYDGSIGMAFVGTVCSQVQGGSISTLNHNNVLRHATVVAHELGHNLGMKHDDKRCPASYIMHSTDNGSRNFSTCSADDFENLILNGGGNCLRNPPKTSNIYKEPVCGNNVVDNNEECDCGKPQECTNPCCDAATCKLTPGSQCAQGLCCKNCKFKVAGAECRPKMDFCDLPEYCNGSNAYCPDDVYVMNGYPCDNMKAYCYYGVCQSFDSQCESIYGKGARKAPDVCFEKANIKGDRFGNCGMRGGVYKKCPVQHSLCGKLQCTSVSLQNLPAWSVVNNASGVLCWSSDFDLGSDVPDPAQVHDGTACGEKKACVDFQCVDASHLGYSCDVKQKCNDNGVCNNNGNCHCNSRWAPPFCDRSGYGGSVDSGPAHIDTSLRDGLLIFFLLVLPLVIITVLAVIKRDAIRRKFCRKSRRQHRDNNVEQPKQNNRPSHNTRNNQPATSSPDFFTISHFPGPRQPVQTQLPAVASGPQRPTVPPRPAI is encoded by the exons ATGTTAAAACACAGCCTATTTTTGTTCACTTTTGGACTAACTTTAACTGGAAAACCCTCTTGGATAAAAG gTGTATCTTCTGAACAGACATCCAGACTTTCTACATTAGAAATAATTATTCCTCAAAGTCTGACGGGCAGAGAGAAACATCACCCATTTTTTCATGAG gaGCATTCAGATGACAATCTTTCTTACTCAGTTAAAACCAGAAATGGAACGTATCTcctaaaactgaagaaaaataa aaaGCTTGTTAGCGAAGACTTTATGCTATATACATATGGGAAAAATGGGGAACTGAAGGCAACACAATCAAAAAACAAG ACACACTGTTATTATCATGGCACTATTGAAGAGATTGCTGACTCGATGCTTGCTCTTAGCACATGCGATGGCCTTAG AGGAATTCTCTACATTGGTggcaaatggtatggaatagagCCGCTCAACACATCCAGCACATCTGAACACGTATTTTACCCGTTAGAAGATATGCAGGACATCCCCTTCCGATGTGGTGTGCTGAATGGCAGCCTTCATCACGAGATGTTTGTGAAGCAGTCGGTGAAATACCCATTTTTATCAAAGAGTACCCCTAGCAGGGAAAAGCTTTTGAGG AAGCGGCGAGCTGTCCTGCCACAGAAAAGCTATGTGGAATTATTTATGGTTGTGGATAACAACAGG tttttgcTGAAGAAATCTGATCCTGCTGCAGTGCAAAAGGAAACCGTTGAGCTGATTAATTATGTTGATGGG atgtataGGGCATTAAACATCCAGATTGTTTTGGTTGGATTAGAGATCTGGACAGACACAAACCACATATCTGTAATGGATGGTTCAGCTGGAGATGTACTAAGTAGATTTGTTTCTTGGAGACAGAACGATCTTCTTAAACGATCACGAAATGATGTTAGCCATCTCATAAT AGGGAGAGGCTCTTATGATGGATCCATTGGAATGGCCTTTGTAGGTACTGTCTGCTCACAAGTCCAGGGAGGGTCAATCAGCACT TTGAATCATAACAATGTGTTACGTCATGCTACAGTAGTTGCACATGAATTGGGGCATAATCTCGGAATGAAACACGATGATAAAAGATGTCCTGCATCCTATATTATGCACAGCACAGATAA TGGATCCAGGAATTTCAGCACCTGCAGTGCTGATGATTTTGAGAACCTTATTCTAAATGGAGGAGGAAACTGCCTTAGAAATCCACCCAAAACAAGTAATATTTACAAAGAACCTGTGTGTGGTAATAACGTGGTCGATAACAATGAAGAATGTGACTGTGGCAAACCACAG GAATGTACTAACCCTTGCTGTGATGCTGCAACCTGCAAACTCACACCTGGATCGCAATGCGCTCAAGGACTGTGCTGCAAAAATTGCAAG TTTAAAGTGGCAGGAGCAGAGTGCAGACCAAAAATGGATTTCTGTGATCTACCTGAATACTGCAATGGAAGCAATGCCTACTGTCCAGACGACGTTTATGTCATGAATGGTTATCCATGCGACAACATGAAGGCATATTGCTACTATGGAGTATGCCAGAGTTTTGACTCACAATGTGAATCTATATATGGAAAAG GGGCACGAAAAGCACCTGATGTATgctttgaaaaagcaaatattaaagGAGATAGGTTTGGAAACTGCGGAATGAGAGGTGGAGTGTACAAGAAATGTCCCGTTCA GCATAGTCTGTGTGGCAAGCTCCAGTGCACATCTGTTAGTCTTCAAAATCTTCCTGCCTGGAGTGTTGTCAATAACGCATCTGGTGTTTTATGCTGGTCTTCTGACTTTGACTTAGGATCAGATGTCCCTGATCCTGCTCAAGTTCATGATGGAACAGCCTGTGGAGAAAAGAAG GCCTGTGTAGATTTTCAATGTGTTGATGCAAGTCATTTGGGCTACAGCTGTGATGTAAAGCAGAAGTGTAATGATAACGGG GTGTGCAACAACAATGGTAACTGCCACTGCAATTCTAGATGGGCACCTCCGTTCTGTGACCGGTCAGGCTACGGCGGCAGTGTTGACAGTGGTCCAGCTCACATAG ATACATCACTTCGGGATGgtctgcttatttttttcctccttgtgttGCCACTAGTAATCATTACTGTATTAGCAGTAATTAAGCGTGATGCAATAAGAAGAAAGTTTTGCAGGAAAAGTAGAAGACAACACAG GGACAACAATGTGGagcaaccaaagcaaaacaacagaCCAAGTCATAACACAAGAAATAATCAG CCTGCCACGTCAAGTCCTGATTTTTTTACCATATCGCATTTTCCTGGCCCGAG GCAGCCAGTACAAACCCAGCTCCCTGCAGTTGCTTCAGGACCTCAAAGACCCACAGTCCCACCGAGACCAGCCATCTGA
- the C11H10orf88 gene encoding ATPase PAAT isoform X2 — MASGCAAEEAAAAIAAADPCCVAAGCSWPCAPPDGLARALCLRRDAGGGGEASTEAVVVERRTGGGSEAPCELHLECRPAGAGEMVSVGILSEARNMEVYVGEEYCGTGRGESLGAARSPGETEKVTLYKKYLKFECPAASCRIKLLSIGSSIDLDRVQTIMESMGSKLSPGAQQLMDMVRCQQKNSLPLGDKLNWIFGKNSDFGGDHAIDGLRSAAIQTLLDQSASEPLPVKKQLTSETIYEDVKISHDLNTQVPERGNTFDSDRLTTQQNTVDLRNDFKVMGSLRMQEQVSETPNVANPQVLLPFLQNLCSQVNRLRLKDGDRHFGKNAVTKEEGIQCVGVEQQPICSYLEKIISKNMDLMEKKLMDYIDRQIQALQTHIDNKMVLLMDLVQNSKPNKISQAHYDSNEGFSNGER; from the exons ATGGCGAGCGGCTGCGCGGCGGAGGAGGCGGCCGCCGCCATCGCTGCCGCCGACCCGTGCTGTGTGGCGGCGGGGTGCTCCTGGCCCTGCGCGCCGCCGGACGGCCTGGCCCGGGCGCTCTGCCTGCGGCGAGAcgcgggcggcggcggtgaGGCCAG taCCGAGGCCGTCGTCGTGGAGAGGCGGACGGGCGGCGGGAGCGAGGCGCCCTGCGAGCTGCATCTGGAGTGCCGGCCCGCCGGCGCCGGGGAGATGGTCTCCGTCGGTATCCTGAGCGAGGCCCGGAACATGGAGGTCTACGTGGGCGAGGAGTACTGCGGGACCGGCCGGGGAGAGAGCCTGGGCGCTGCCCGGTCCCCGGG cGAAACTGAAAAGGTTACTTTGTACAAAAAGTACCTTAAGTTTGAATGCCCTGCAGCCTCCTGTAGAATTAAG CTGCTCTCCAttg GCTCAAGCATAGATCTAGACAGAGTGCAAACTATAATGGAGTCTATGGGATCTAAGTTGTCTCCAGGTGCTCAGCAACTCATGGACATGGTCCGATGTCAGCAGAAA aACAGTTTACCTCTTGGAGACAAACTTAATTGGATCTTTGGGAAAAATTCAGACTTTGGAGGTGACCATGCAATAGATGGATTGCGCAGTGCAGCTATTCAGACATTGCTAGATCAATCAGCCAGTGAACCTTTGCCTGTTAAAAAGCAGTTAACAAGTGAAACAATATATGAAGACGTAAAAATAAGTCATGATCTGAACACACAGGTACCCGAAAGAGGGAATACTTTTGATTCTGACAGACTTACTACCCAGCAAAATACAGTTGACCTCAGAAATGATTTTAAAGTCATGGGATCTTTGCGTATGCAGGAACAAGTGAGCGAAACCCCAAATGTAGCTAATCCACAGgtgcttcttccttttcttcaaaacttatGTAGTCAGGTAAATCGTCTTCGGCTAAAAGATGGCGATAGGCATTTTGGTAAAAATGCAGTGACTAAAGAGGAAGGCATTCAGTGTGTTGG GGTAGAACAACAGCCTATTTGCTCCTATTTGGAAAAGATTATCTCAAAAAATATGGATCTGATGGAGAAAAAACTAATGGACTATATTGATCGCCAAATCCAGGCTCTTCAGACTCATATAGATAACAAAATGGTTCTCTTAATGGACTTGGTTCAGAACTCAAAGCCAAACAAAATTTCACAAGCGCACTATGATTCTAACGAAGGGTTCTCTAATGGAGAGAGATAG